One window of Chionomys nivalis chromosome 18, mChiNiv1.1, whole genome shotgun sequence genomic DNA carries:
- the LOC130889407 gene encoding 40S ribosomal protein S2-like, which produces MADDADTAGGTGGPGGPGLGGHGQGRGHGARGGKPEDKEWIPITKLGCLVKDMKIKSRSLEEIYLFFLPIKESEIIDFFLGASLKDEVLKIMPMQKQTRAGQQTRFKAFVTIGDYNGHVGLSVKCSKEVATAIRGAIILAKLSIVPVRRGYWGNKIGKPHTVPCKVTGRGGSVLVHLIPAPRGTGIVSAPVPKKLLMMAGTDDCYTSARGCTATLGNFAKATFDAISKTYSYLTPDLWKETVFTKSPHQEFTDHLVKTHTKVSVQRTQAPAVATT; this is translated from the exons ATGGCGGATGACGCTGATACAGCAGGAGGGACCGGAGGACCCGGGGGCCCAGGATTAGGAGGCCATGGCCAAGGCCGAGGCCACGGGGCTCGCGGAGGTAAACCTGAAGACAAGGAGTGGATTCCCATCACCAAGCTGGGCTGCCTGGttaaggacatgaaaatcaagtcccgg tccCTAGAGGAGATCTACCTGTTCTTCCTGCCCATTAAGGAATCTGagattattgactttttcctGGGAGCTTCCCTAAAGGATGAGGTTCTGAAGATCATGCCCATGCAGAAGCAGACTAGGGCAGGCCAGCAGACCAGGTTCAAGGCTTTCGTCACTATTGGGGACTACAATGGTCACGTAGGTCTCAGTGTCAAGTGCTCCAAGGAGGTAGCCACTGCCATCCGAGGGGCCATCATCTTGgccaagctttccattgtccctgtgcGGAGAGGTTATTGGGGGAACAAGATCGGCAAGCCCCACACTGTTCCTTGCAAAGTGACAGGCCGCGGTGGGTCTGTGCTGGTGCatctcatccctgcccccagaggcactggcatagtctccgctcctgtgcccaagaagctaCTGATGATGGCTGGTACTGATGACTGCTAcacatcagccaggggctgcactgccacgctgggcaactttgccaaggccacctttgatgccatctctaagacctacagctacctgacccctgacctctggaaagagactgtgttcaccaagtctcctcatcaggaattcactgaccatcttgtgaaaacccacaccaaagtctctgttcagaggacccaggctccagctgtggccaccacataa